The following proteins come from a genomic window of Leishmania major strain Friedlin complete genome, chromosome 17:
- the META1 gene encoding conserved hypothetical protein yields the protein MEMKNLLGKHKIVSVNGKPAPAGVTVEFKASENSGSVYMHAKVANIMNGPLKLANRKLSGALVSTMMLGSDDLMNIENALSQGFMEGMTYTVKDGGKLTLQSKTHIIMLVPA from the coding sequence ATGGAGATGAAAAACTTGCTTGGCAAGCACAAGATTGTGTCCGTCAACGGCAAGCCTGCACCGGCGGGTGTGACGGTGGAGTTCAAGGCCAGCGAGAACAGCGGATCCGTTTACATGCACGCGAAAGTGGCGAACATCATGAACGGCCCGTTGAAGCTCGCAAACCGCAAGCTCTCTGGTGCTCTTGTGTCAACGATGATGTTGGGCAGCGACGACCTGATGAATATCGAGAACGCCCTCAGTCAGGGATTCATGGAGGGCATGACATACACGGTGAAGGACGGCGGCAAGTTGACGCTGCAGTCTAAAACACATATCATCATGCTTGTTCCTGCGTAG